The nucleotide sequence GCGGCTTCGCTCCCCAGCTCAGCTTGAATTATTCCAGCATGGATCCCAACGACCGGCACAATAACACCTCGCCGGCCGATGATATCGGCGATGGCTGGTCGCTCACCCTGGAGTCGATCACCGCCGATGTCTATGATGGTAACACCTGGTACTTCCTCAACGGCATCGACAACGTCGGGGACCGGCTGATGCTCTATGATAGCACCAACAAGCTCTACTATACCGAGCACCTCTCTTACCTGCGCATCCAGCAGGTCACCGCCAATGGGCAGCCCTGCTTCGATGTGTGGGACAAGGCGGGCACCTTCTACGAACTGGGCTGCACCCCCGACTCGCTGGAGTACTCTCTCAACAATGGCCAGCGCGACAACTATGCCTGGAATGTCGATCGCATCGTGGCCCCCAACGAGGGTCCCAACCAATCCTACTACAAGCTGATCCAGGTCTCCTACCTGCAGGACTGCTCCACCGGCAGCTACGTCTCGCCCTGCCCCAGCGGCGATACCGTGCGCGATGCCGTCATCAAACAGATCACCTACGGCATCAGCAGCGATCTCAAGACGATCAGCACCACTAATACGGCCGGCACCATCGACTTCAGCTACCTGGCCCCGTTCGATGATGGCAGTTGGGCCACCCACTATACCTACAACTCGACCGGCAACGACCCCTGCACTCCGCCGGCTTCGACGACGCTGCGCTGCGATGACCCGGTGCAGAAGTCCGGCGGCTTTACCGCACCCTCCGTGATGGGCACCTTCACGCTGGTGGGCATCACCAGCTATCTCAATACCGATGGGTCCAGCAGTAACGCCGCCTTTGGCTACAGCTTTTCGTACATGGATAGTGCCTTTCAGAGTTGCACCGATCCCGTCACCGGCGACCCGGGCTACTGCGCCGGCGACCACCTGCTCACGCAGATTCAGCCGCTGGTCTATCAGAGCGGGGTCGCCAACAAACTGCCCGTCGTCACCTTTGGCTATACGCCACTGACGGACACCTACTACGACAGCATGGACCAAAATCAGTACAACGGCCAGCAATTTCAGAACACCACGCGCTGGTCCTACCTGAAGAGCTATCACGATCTCAATACGGGCCTACAACAACAGCGATGGCACCCCCACCAACTTGAACAACGGCCAGATCACCGACAATCGCTATGACGCGCTCTACTGTACCTGGAATAGCTGTACCGGCAACTATGCCCATCCCGATGACCTGGCCTGGAGCGTGCAGGTGGTGCAGCAACTCACCAGTTGGAGCGCCGATAGTTCCGCGCTCACGACCGCCACGACCTCCTACGGCTACGAACTGGCCTTTACGCACCAACACTACAATTCTCCCCATCCCTGGTGCTATCCCGATCAGCAGCCGCCGCCCAACACGGATACCGACTGCGTGGGCGACAACTGGATCAACAGCGGCAATAAGAGCGACTTTGCCGACTATTACCACGCGGAATTTCGCGGCTTTGCCCAGGTGTGGCGCACCTCGCCATCAGGTGACCTGACCATCGACGACTATTTCAGTACCGAGGGCTGGAACAGCTCCCTCACCGACCCGGAGAACTACGATGCTGGACAACTCCAGCTGGAGGAGGTCTACCAGGGTCCCTACAAGAATGCCAATGCGCTCTTGAGCCAGGCGCTCAATACCTATCCCGGCCCCTACGAGCAGAACGGCGATGCGCCCGCCAACACGACGACGAACCCCAGCGCCTGCGTCAGCAATCCGCCGTCGAGTTGGAGTCCCTACAATGCCTGCACCATCGTCGAGCTGTCGAGCAAGACGACGCAACTCAACGGCTCCAACAGCAGCAACGCGCCCTGGGTCGAGGACGACAACACCTACGATGACTACAATCCCAATTCGGGCGGCCTCAACACGAATGGCTACCACAACCTGACCCAGCAGGTCGTCAAGGGATCCAACCTGCCCACGAGCCTCTATCCCCTGACTAAGAAATGGACGTATACCACCAATGCCAGCGCGCCCGGGGGCAGTTGGACCTATTACACCGTCGATACGGTGACCCACAGCGAGGTCGATGATGCCACTGGGCACGCCTGGCAGTGTCAATCGACCAGCTATGACCAGGGCAGCAGCAATCCCACCCCTGATGCTGGCTGGCCCACCACCGTACAGACCTACAGCAGCGGCAACTGCGCCAGTCAGAGCAGCCCGCTGACGACCAGCTACAGCGATTATGACATCTACGGCAACGTTGTGGCAACGGTCGATCCCGATGGCGCGGCCCTGCCCTCGCTCTACCAGGGGAAAGGATGTACCACCGGCAGCACCATTGCCATCGCCAACAGCGCCTGGACGGCAGGCCGCTACACCACCTGCACTACCTACGACGGCACCCATTACCAGGCCTTGCCGGCGAGCAGCGCCAATGCTTTTGGGCAGACCACCAGTTATGTCTATGATCCCAATCAGGGCAATATCTTGCAGAGCAGTACCGATCCCAACAACCAGAGCACCAGCTACAGTTACAGCTACGACAACAGCGGCAATCGCACCATTCAGGTCAAAGAGCCAGGGGAGACCAACGCCTACACCACGCAGACCAGCAGCTACAGCAGTTGTCCCACCAGCAGTAGCCTGCCCTGCTACGAGGTCGATACG is from Ktedonobacteraceae bacterium and encodes:
- a CDS encoding SpvB/TcaC N-terminal domain-containing protein; translated protein: MSHLPSDPQLTAHRPRQTRLAFSPGRLVVPLLLCLLLLAQLLSQWSLLTKPAYAAASTPVHSTPPSLTFAQYLKDSSHTSPPRKGPPSPYPQPPKHTQSQPITPPPAAEPATMKPINAPLSAAFLAGGPGTSPLDLRGSDGRLELVLQPGSLDLSHARIPGSKAPQGALTLQLGQVHGHFEGMLNLLGSYTAQIVDSKGHVVSGITLSTPATLLYHYSPGEFLQLDLDPTGILLTWPSLLAAARQAHQPTSGLIVTMQNNRQAQELSAQTVVLGPGPFSLGGDPQNQMAPIPHLAEVQGNNGQLSYSYPLQVAPGSGGFAPQLSLNYSSMDPNDRHNNTSPADDIGDGWSLTLESITADVYDGNTWYFLNGIDNVGDRLMLYDSTNKLYYTEHLSYLRIQQVTANGQPCFDVWDKAGTFYELGCTPDSLEYSLNNGQRDNYAWNVDRIVAPNEGPNQSYYKLIQVSYLQDCSTGSYVSPCPSGDTVRDAVIKQITYGISSDLKTISTTNTAGTIDFSYLAPFDDGSWATHYTYNSTGNDPCTPPASTTLRCDDPVQKSGGFTAPSVMGTFTLVGITSYLNTDGSSSNAAFGYSFSYMDSAFQSCTDPVTGDPGYCAGDHLLTQIQPLVYQSGVANKLPVVTFGYTPLTDTYYDSMDQNQYNGQQFQNTTRWSYLKSYHDLNTGLQQQRWHPHQLEQRPDHRQSL